The Primulina huaijiensis isolate GDHJ02 chromosome 12, ASM1229523v2, whole genome shotgun sequence genome has a window encoding:
- the LOC140990175 gene encoding uncharacterized protein — translation MTVVEYSSKFHSLGTYSPSIMGDEALKIHRFKKGLNSRIQSALAVIEPNSFDELMGAVIRAENDIKSREGENKLKRPQSSQYQPGQQFKKPRFSSNQFISSPSKGTTPSQSSKEGVKCQTCGFTHTGECRRNSGACFRCGKMDHRIAQCPLLDPRNGPAGGTTLNKPKENKPNARVYDITQEEADNSNDVVAGTILINNIPAYVLFDCGATHSFMSKRFAKKLGAKPDNLEEPYSVSTPANRILETRTLYRDIGVLIDNQSFKANLIHLNITTPKTANDNG, via the coding sequence ATGACAGTGGTGGAGTATTCATCCAAGTTCCATTCATTGGGAACTTACTCCCCAAGCATCATGGGAGACGAGGCCTTGAAGATACATCGCTTTAAGAAGGGATTGAACAGCCGTATTCAATCTGCCCTGGCGGTTATCGAGCCCAatagttttgatgaattgatggGAGCCGTCATCAGGGCTGAGAATGACATTAAGAGTCGTGAAGGTGAGAACAAACTCAAACGTCCTCAGTCAAGCCAGTACCAACCGGGCCAACAATTCAAGAAGCCTAGGTTTTCAAGTAACCAATTCATCAGTTCTCCATCTAAAGGAACCACTCCTTCTCAATCCAGCAAAGAGGGAGTCAAGTGCCAAACTTGTGGATTCACTCACACTGGTGAATGTCGTAGGAATTCTGGAGCTTGTTTCCGTTGTGGAAAGATGGACCATCGCATTGCTCAATGCCCTCTTCTAGATCCAAGGAATGGTCCAGCAGGTGGAACAACACTAAACAAGCCTAAAGAGAACAAGCCAAATGCTCGAGTCTATGATATCACTCAAGAAGAGGCTGACAACTCCAATGATGTCGTAGCTGGTACCATTTTAATCAATAATATACCTGCTTATGtgttatttgattgtggtgctacgcatTCATTCATGTCTAAGAGATTTGCCAAGAAGTTAGGAGCTAAGCCTGATAACTTAGAAGAACCATATAGTGTATCAACTCCTGCAAATCGAATTTTAGAAACTCGCACTCTATATCGGGATATTGGTGTTCTCATAGATAATCAGAGTTTCAAGGCAAACCTGATTCACCTAAACATCACTACaccaaaaacggcaaacgacaacggataa